The Flavobacterium psychrophilum genome includes a region encoding these proteins:
- a CDS encoding RNA-binding protein yields the protein MNIFVGSLPFSLEEADLRESFEAYGAVESVKIITDKFTGRSKGFGFVEMSNDDEAQKAIDELNGATVAGRTIVVNKSEPKPEGERRSFNNNRTGGGFNRDNNRSGGGGFNRDNNRGGGDYNRGGRY from the coding sequence ATGAACATATTCGTAGGTAGCCTTCCGTTCAGTTTAGAGGAGGCAGATTTAAGAGAGTCTTTTGAGGCTTATGGCGCTGTAGAATCAGTGAAAATTATTACTGATAAATTTACAGGTAGAAGTAAAGGTTTTGGCTTCGTAGAGATGTCAAACGACGATGAGGCTCAAAAAGCTATCGATGAACTTAACGGTGCTACTGTAGCAGGCAGAACTATTGTTGTAAATAAGTCTGAGCCGAAACCGGAAGGTGAAAGAAGAAGCTTCAACAATAACCGTACAGGTGGTGGTTTCAACAGAGACAACAACCGTAGCGGTGGTGGTGGCTTTAACAGAGACAACAACCGTGGTGGTGGAGATTACAACCGTGGAGGACGTTACTAG
- the rpsP gene encoding 30S ribosomal protein S16 (binds to lower part of 30S body where it stabilizes two domains; required for efficient assembly of 30S; in Escherichia coli this protein has nuclease activity): protein MPVKIRLQRHGKKGKPFYWVVAADSRSKRDGKFLEKLGTYNPNTNPATIDLNLDSAVQWLHNGAQPTDTARAILSYKGALLKHHLDGGVRKGALSQEQADAKLAQWLDEKAGKVDAKKQGLSQAEADAKAKAFAAEQKVNADRIAAAKQAEADAIAAATPAEEAPAEEVAETETTEENNEETQA from the coding sequence ATGCCTGTAAAAATCAGATTACAAAGACACGGTAAAAAAGGAAAACCTTTTTACTGGGTAGTAGCAGCGGACAGCCGCTCTAAAAGAGATGGTAAATTCCTTGAAAAACTAGGAACTTACAATCCAAACACTAACCCTGCAACGATTGACCTTAATCTTGACAGCGCTGTACAATGGCTTCACAACGGAGCTCAGCCCACAGATACTGCAAGAGCAATCCTTTCTTATAAAGGTGCTTTACTTAAACACCACCTTGATGGAGGTGTTCGTAAAGGTGCACTTTCTCAGGAGCAGGCTGATGCTAAATTAGCACAGTGGCTAGATGAGAAAGCTGGAAAAGTTGACGCTAAAAAACAAGGACTTTCTCAAGCTGAAGCTGATGCTAAAGCTAAAGCATTTGCTGCTGAACAGAAAGTTAACGCAGATCGTATTGCTGCTGCTAAACAAGCTGAAGCTGACGCTATCGCTGCTGCAACGCCAGCAGAAGAGGCTCCGGCTGAAGAAGTTGCTGAAACAGAAACTACGGAAGAAAACAACGAAGAAACTCAAGCTTAA
- a CDS encoding ribosome maturation factor RimM, whose protein sequence is MRKEDCFYLGKIAKKFSYKGEVLIWLDTDEPELYEDMESVFVEQNKHLVPFFIVSSSLHKGDFLRTRFEDIDSEEDADKIMGSAVYLPLTALPKLEGDKFYFHEVIGFDAEDERLGNIGKIVSINDSSAQPLFEILKGEVEILIPMIDDFIVKIDRENKKVVLNTPEGLVDLYLNS, encoded by the coding sequence ATGCGTAAAGAAGATTGTTTCTATTTAGGTAAGATCGCTAAAAAATTTAGCTACAAAGGTGAAGTCCTTATCTGGTTAGATACGGACGAACCCGAGTTGTATGAAGACATGGAATCGGTGTTTGTTGAACAAAACAAACACCTGGTTCCATTTTTTATTGTTAGCTCCTCACTACACAAAGGCGATTTCCTAAGAACCCGCTTTGAAGATATAGACAGTGAAGAAGATGCCGATAAAATTATGGGTTCTGCAGTTTACCTACCCCTTACTGCATTACCAAAACTGGAAGGAGATAAATTTTATTTCCATGAAGTTATTGGCTTTGATGCCGAAGACGAACGCTTAGGTAACATTGGCAAGATCGTATCTATAAACGACAGCTCTGCACAACCACTTTTTGAAATACTTAAAGGAGAAGTAGAAATACTTATCCCGATGATAGACGACTTTATCGTTAAGATAGACCGCGAAAACAAAAAAGTTGTACTTAACACTCCGGAAGGATTAGTAGACCTATACCTTAATAGTTAA
- a CDS encoding tRNA (adenine-N6)-methyltransferase → MFQFKQFTIQQDKCAMKVGTDGVLLGAWAPIDHTPYSILDIGAGTGVIALMLAQRSYAEQIDGIEIDEDAYEQAVDNFENSPWADRLFCYHAGLDEFMDEPEDEYDLIVANPPFYTDGYFSDDEQRNKARFTESLPFEDLAEASGLLLSENGVLAVIIPFKEEEKFIELAKEEELYPFKITRVKGTPTTEVKRSLMAFSRDKKAIAIDELTIEIERHNYTDAYISLTKDFYLKM, encoded by the coding sequence ATGTTCCAATTCAAGCAATTTACAATCCAGCAGGATAAATGTGCAATGAAAGTAGGCACCGATGGTGTATTGCTTGGCGCATGGGCTCCTATAGACCATACTCCTTACAGCATACTGGATATTGGCGCAGGCACCGGGGTAATAGCACTTATGCTTGCCCAACGCAGCTATGCCGAACAAATTGATGGTATTGAGATTGATGAAGATGCTTACGAACAGGCAGTAGATAATTTTGAGAATTCACCGTGGGCTGACCGTCTGTTTTGCTACCACGCAGGACTGGACGAATTTATGGATGAGCCGGAAGATGAATACGACCTTATAGTAGCCAACCCTCCTTTTTATACCGATGGGTATTTTTCTGATGACGAACAACGCAACAAAGCTCGCTTTACAGAATCGCTCCCCTTTGAAGACCTTGCAGAAGCATCAGGGCTATTACTTTCTGAAAATGGCGTACTGGCAGTTATCATTCCGTTTAAGGAAGAAGAAAAATTTATAGAACTCGCTAAGGAAGAAGAACTATATCCTTTTAAAATAACCCGTGTAAAAGGAACTCCCACTACCGAAGTTAAACGCAGCCTTATGGCGTTTAGCAGGGATAAAAAGGCAATAGCAATCGATGAGCTTACCATAGAAATTGAACGCCACAATTATACCGATGCCTATATTTCCCTTACCAAAGATTTTTACCTGAAAATGTAA
- a CDS encoding acyl-CoA dehydrogenase produces MRPDLFQAPDYYLLDELLSDEHKMVRDAAREWVKREVSPIIEDYAQKAEFPKQIIKGLADIGAFGPYIPEEYGGAGLDQISYGLIMQEIERGDSGVRSTASVQSSLVMYPIWKYGNEEQRMKYLPKLASGEFMGCFGLTEPDYGSNPGGMITNFKDMGDHYLLNGAKMWISNAPFADIAVVWAKDEAGRIHGLIVERGMEGFTTPETHNKWSLRASATGELIFDNVKVPKENLLPNKSGLGAPLGCLDSARYGIAWGAIGAAMDCYDTALRYAQERVQFDKPIAATQLQQKKLAEMITEITKAQLLTWRLGVLRNEGKATTAQISMAKRNNVDMAINIAREARQILGGMGITGEYSIMRHMMNLESVITYEGTHDIHLLITGMDITGHAAFK; encoded by the coding sequence ATGAGACCCGATCTTTTCCAGGCACCCGATTATTACCTGTTAGACGAACTTTTATCTGACGAACATAAAATGGTGCGCGACGCTGCCCGCGAATGGGTTAAGCGTGAAGTATCTCCTATTATAGAAGACTATGCCCAAAAAGCAGAATTCCCTAAACAAATTATAAAAGGCTTAGCAGACATTGGTGCTTTTGGCCCTTATATACCCGAAGAATATGGCGGCGCAGGCCTTGACCAGATTTCGTACGGACTAATAATGCAGGAAATTGAGCGCGGCGACAGTGGTGTTCGTTCTACTGCATCGGTGCAATCATCTCTTGTTATGTACCCAATCTGGAAATACGGTAACGAAGAGCAACGAATGAAATACCTTCCTAAACTTGCTTCAGGCGAGTTCATGGGGTGTTTTGGCCTTACCGAACCTGATTACGGATCTAACCCCGGCGGTATGATTACCAACTTTAAAGACATGGGCGACCATTATCTTTTAAACGGTGCAAAAATGTGGATATCTAACGCTCCGTTTGCCGACATTGCAGTAGTATGGGCTAAAGATGAAGCAGGCCGTATTCACGGACTTATTGTGGAACGCGGTATGGAAGGATTTACAACTCCGGAAACACATAATAAATGGTCGCTTAGGGCTTCGGCAACAGGTGAGCTTATTTTTGACAATGTAAAGGTACCTAAAGAAAACCTGCTGCCTAACAAATCGGGACTGGGCGCGCCACTTGGCTGCCTTGATTCTGCACGTTACGGTATCGCATGGGGCGCTATAGGTGCTGCTATGGACTGTTACGATACTGCGCTTCGTTACGCTCAGGAACGCGTTCAGTTTGACAAGCCCATTGCCGCAACGCAGCTTCAGCAGAAAAAACTTGCCGAAATGATTACCGAAATCACTAAAGCACAACTACTTACATGGAGGCTGGGTGTACTCCGTAACGAAGGCAAAGCTACAACAGCACAGATATCTATGGCAAAACGCAACAACGTAGATATGGCTATAAACATAGCACGAGAGGCCCGCCAGATATTAGGTGGTATGGGTATTACCGGCGAATATTCTATCATGCGCCATATGATGAACTTAGAAAGTGTTATTACCTATGAAGGTACACACGACATACACCTTCTTATTACAGGTATGGATATTACAGGCCACGCCGCGTTTAAATAA
- a CDS encoding heme oxygenase yields MNTATINSSINPQKELLLQHSLYGKVRTIEDLRHFLEGHVYAVWDFMSLLKALQSKLTCTSTPWLPVGNPEIRYLINEIVLAEETDINADGKRQSHYEMYVDAMDACGADTATIAAFLDDVETTQNIFVSIKQSGLNDNIKAFLDFTFRVIEQGKPHEIAAAFTFGREDLIPSMFTEILRNFQNNFPETNLDKLIYYFERHIELDADEHGPMAMQMIAELCGSDAQKWKEVEDISILALEKRIGLWNGIEENMMQHDMASI; encoded by the coding sequence ATGAACACCGCTACTATTAACAGTAGTATCAATCCCCAAAAGGAGCTGCTGTTACAACACTCACTTTACGGCAAAGTAAGAACAATTGAAGATCTTAGACATTTTCTTGAAGGGCATGTATATGCCGTTTGGGATTTTATGTCTTTACTTAAAGCGTTGCAGTCTAAACTTACCTGTACTTCTACACCGTGGCTGCCCGTTGGCAATCCCGAGATACGCTATCTTATAAACGAGATAGTGCTTGCCGAAGAGACAGACATTAATGCCGACGGAAAAAGGCAGAGCCATTATGAAATGTATGTAGATGCTATGGATGCCTGCGGGGCAGACACAGCCACTATTGCTGCTTTTCTTGACGATGTAGAAACAACCCAGAATATTTTTGTTTCTATTAAACAAAGCGGACTTAATGATAACATTAAAGCTTTTCTCGATTTTACATTCAGGGTTATAGAACAGGGCAAACCGCACGAAATTGCCGCCGCATTTACGTTTGGGCGCGAAGACCTTATACCATCTATGTTTACAGAGATACTAAGAAATTTTCAGAATAATTTTCCCGAAACAAACTTGGATAAGCTTATTTACTATTTTGAAAGGCATATTGAGCTGGACGCTGATGAGCATGGCCCTATGGCAATGCAGATGATAGCCGAGCTTTGTGGTAGCGATGCCCAGAAATGGAAAGAAGTGGAAGATATATCTATACTTGCACTAGAAAAGAGGATAGGCCTCTGGAATGGTATAGAAGAAAATATGATGCAGCACGATATGGCATCTATATAA
- a CDS encoding LytTR family transcriptional regulator — translation MIKAIAIDDEPLALKIIEHFCKQVDFIELEKTFTKTDEALKHIKKFPVDLLFLDIQMPGKNGIDFYRQLNNEVMVIFTTAYSEYAVEGFNINALDYLLKPFSQERFMQAAEKAKKEVNGRKNTIEHNHLLIRADYKLHRIEFEDIMLIEGLDDYIRIHLKTKSVITARLSMKGILEKLPPALFIRVHRSYIIPIKKVKTLYNKTIQIEDFVIPIGDTYKDEVNKHL, via the coding sequence ATGATAAAAGCAATTGCTATAGACGATGAACCCCTGGCGTTAAAAATTATTGAACATTTTTGCAAGCAGGTAGATTTTATCGAGCTTGAAAAAACTTTTACAAAAACCGATGAAGCACTTAAGCATATAAAAAAATTCCCTGTAGACCTTCTTTTTCTTGATATACAGATGCCCGGTAAAAACGGCATCGATTTTTACCGACAATTAAATAACGAGGTTATGGTTATATTCACTACAGCGTATAGCGAATATGCGGTGGAAGGATTTAACATCAATGCATTAGATTATTTATTGAAACCTTTTTCTCAGGAAAGATTTATGCAGGCTGCCGAAAAAGCAAAGAAAGAAGTTAACGGCAGAAAAAACACTATAGAGCACAATCATTTACTTATAAGGGCAGATTATAAACTTCACAGAATAGAATTTGAGGATATAATGCTTATTGAAGGGTTAGATGACTATATACGGATACATTTGAAAACCAAATCTGTTATTACGGCCAGGCTTTCAATGAAAGGCATCCTCGAAAAACTGCCACCGGCACTCTTTATACGAGTTCACCGATCGTACATTATACCTATTAAAAAAGTAAAAACTCTTTACAATAAGACGATTCAGATTGAAGATTTTGTAATACCAATCGGAGACACGTATAAAGACGAAGTAAACAAACATCTTTAA
- a CDS encoding ferredoxin translates to MDVTIKITDREGVTHEVQAPTDMSMNIMELCRAYELAPDGTIGVCGGMAMCASCQCYILNDVELPEMGPDEDAMLSEAFNVKPNSRLGCQLAITPELEGLELELAPE, encoded by the coding sequence ATGGACGTTACAATAAAAATAACCGATCGTGAAGGGGTAACTCACGAAGTGCAGGCACCTACAGATATGTCTATGAACATAATGGAGCTTTGCAGGGCTTACGAGCTTGCTCCAGATGGTACCATAGGCGTCTGTGGCGGTATGGCAATGTGTGCATCGTGCCAATGCTACATTCTTAACGATGTTGAACTTCCTGAAATGGGGCCTGATGAAGATGCTATGCTTAGTGAAGCTTTCAATGTAAAGCCAAACAGCAGGCTTGGCTGCCAGCTGGCTATTACGCCCGAACTGGAAGGCCTCGAACTTGAACTTGCTCCAGAATAA
- a CDS encoding ferredoxin-NADP reductase encodes MITTDILIIGAGPTGLFAVFEAGLLKLKCHIIDGLPQPGGQLTELYPKKPIFDIPGYPSVLAGDLVTNLMEQIKQFQPGFTLNEKAETIQKLEDGTFIVTTNKGTEHHAKAIAIAGGLGSFEPRKPIIEDIAFYEDKGVEYFVKDPELFRDKKIVIAGGGDSALDWSIFLADVASHVTLIHRRNEFRGALDSVEKVQELKKAGKIHLVTPAEVTGIHGAERVEALDVEIDGAHQKIETDYFIPLFGLTPKLGAIADWGLEIEKNAIKVNNALDYQTNIEGIYAIGDINTYPGKLKLILCGFHEATLMCQSVFNKLNPGKKYVLKYTTVSGVDGFDGTRKEAEKQVVKAIE; translated from the coding sequence ATGATTACAACCGATATACTAATTATTGGCGCAGGCCCTACAGGCCTTTTTGCCGTTTTTGAAGCCGGACTCCTAAAATTAAAATGTCACATTATAGATGGACTTCCGCAACCGGGCGGACAGCTTACAGAATTATATCCTAAAAAGCCTATTTTCGATATCCCGGGATACCCATCGGTACTTGCGGGTGACCTGGTAACAAACCTGATGGAACAGATAAAACAGTTTCAGCCGGGCTTTACCCTTAACGAAAAGGCAGAAACGATACAAAAACTGGAAGACGGTACTTTTATCGTAACAACAAATAAAGGTACAGAGCACCACGCTAAAGCTATTGCTATTGCGGGCGGACTTGGTAGTTTCGAGCCCCGTAAGCCTATCATAGAAGATATTGCGTTTTATGAAGATAAGGGTGTAGAGTACTTTGTAAAAGATCCGGAACTTTTCCGCGATAAGAAAATAGTCATTGCAGGCGGGGGCGACTCGGCACTGGACTGGAGTATTTTCCTTGCCGATGTGGCTTCTCATGTTACGCTTATTCACCGCAGGAATGAATTTAGAGGTGCGCTGGATTCTGTAGAAAAAGTACAGGAACTTAAAAAAGCGGGTAAAATTCACTTAGTTACACCTGCAGAGGTTACCGGTATTCACGGTGCCGAAAGGGTAGAAGCGCTGGATGTGGAGATTGACGGTGCACACCAGAAAATCGAGACAGACTATTTTATTCCGTTATTTGGCCTTACGCCTAAATTGGGTGCTATTGCCGATTGGGGACTTGAAATAGAAAAGAACGCTATTAAAGTTAACAATGCGCTGGATTACCAGACCAATATAGAAGGTATTTACGCTATTGGCGATATTAATACTTACCCAGGAAAATTAAAACTTATCCTGTGCGGATTCCACGAGGCTACGTTAATGTGCCAAAGTGTTTTCAATAAGCTTAATCCGGGTAAAAAATATGTGCTTAAATATACTACCGTAAGTGGTGTAGACGGTTTTGACGGTACCCGTAAGGAAGCCGAAAAACAGGTTGTTAAAGCGATAGAGTAG
- a CDS encoding nitrogen fixation protein NifU, with the protein MTTEEITLSVEKALDEIRPFLESDGGNITLIGIEDDKHVKVRLEGACVGCSVNQMTLKAGVETTIKKYVPQIETVVNVA; encoded by the coding sequence ATGACTACAGAAGAAATTACACTTAGTGTGGAAAAGGCATTGGATGAAATCCGCCCGTTCCTAGAGTCAGATGGTGGTAATATTACACTTATTGGTATAGAAGACGATAAGCACGTAAAAGTGCGCCTTGAAGGTGCATGCGTAGGCTGTAGTGTTAACCAGATGACGCTTAAAGCCGGTGTAGAAACCACAATAAAAAAATATGTGCCACAGATAGAAACGGTTGTAAACGTTGCTTAA
- a CDS encoding chromosome partitioning protein, protein MKLDRKEILSALETITLAGEGQNMVESGAVTNVLTFGDEVVVELTMSTPAMHIRKRAEADIIKTIQEKIYADAKVKVNVKVETPEKPEIKGKAIPGISNIIAVSSGKGGVGKSTVTANLAVTLAKMGFKVGVLDADIYGPSMPMMFDVERERPISIQVDGKSKMKPIESYGVQILSIGFFTSPEQAVIWRGPMASKALNQMIFDADWGDLDFMLIDLPPGTGDIHLSIMQSLPITGAVVVSTPQAVALADAKKGVAMFQQETINVPVLGIIENMAYFTPDELPDNKYYIFGKEGARNLAEDLDVPFLGEIPIVQSIREAGDYGRPAALQTATPLEGAFEELARNVVQETVNRNDSLPPTEAIKITTMAGCSAVKKK, encoded by the coding sequence ATGAAGTTAGATAGAAAAGAGATACTAAGCGCGCTTGAAACTATAACACTTGCCGGAGAAGGGCAAAACATGGTAGAAAGCGGAGCTGTTACAAACGTGCTAACGTTTGGCGATGAGGTTGTGGTAGAACTTACAATGAGTACTCCTGCAATGCACATCAGAAAAAGGGCAGAAGCCGATATTATAAAAACAATCCAGGAAAAAATATATGCCGATGCTAAGGTTAAGGTAAACGTAAAAGTTGAAACGCCTGAAAAACCTGAGATTAAAGGTAAAGCCATACCGGGCATCAGCAATATTATTGCTGTATCGTCGGGTAAAGGTGGTGTAGGTAAATCTACCGTAACGGCAAACCTTGCTGTTACTTTAGCCAAAATGGGCTTTAAGGTAGGTGTACTTGATGCCGATATATACGGACCGTCTATGCCTATGATGTTTGATGTTGAGCGCGAACGCCCAATATCAATTCAGGTAGACGGAAAGTCTAAAATGAAACCGATTGAAAGCTACGGCGTACAGATACTTTCAATAGGATTTTTTACAAGCCCTGAGCAGGCAGTTATATGGCGTGGGCCAATGGCTTCTAAAGCCTTAAACCAAATGATATTTGATGCCGATTGGGGCGATCTTGATTTTATGCTTATCGACCTTCCTCCGGGAACGGGAGATATTCACCTTTCTATTATGCAGTCGCTACCTATTACGGGCGCGGTTGTAGTGAGCACGCCGCAGGCTGTTGCACTTGCCGATGCCAAAAAAGGTGTTGCAATGTTCCAGCAGGAGACCATCAATGTTCCTGTACTGGGTATCATAGAAAACATGGCTTACTTTACTCCAGACGAATTGCCGGATAATAAATATTACATCTTTGGTAAAGAAGGTGCACGTAACCTTGCCGAAGATCTTGATGTACCTTTCTTAGGTGAAATTCCGATTGTACAAAGTATACGTGAAGCGGGTGACTATGGCCGCCCTGCTGCCCTTCAAACCGCAACCCCGCTAGAGGGTGCTTTTGAAGAACTGGCGCGTAATGTGGTTCAGGAAACTGTAAACAGAAACGACAGCCTTCCGCCTACAGAGGCGATTAAAATAACTACAATGGCCGGATGTTCGGCTGTTAAAAAGAAATAA
- a CDS encoding cysteine methyltransferase, with protein MPDKDNFFEKVYNVARLIPYGRVTSYGAIAKFLGAARSARMVGWAMNACGGREDVPAHRVVNRVGLLSGKHHFEGTNLMQQLLESEGVKVKENKIVKFEKYFWDPAKELDATS; from the coding sequence ATGCCTGACAAAGATAATTTTTTTGAAAAGGTGTACAATGTAGCAAGGCTTATTCCTTACGGAAGAGTTACGTCTTATGGCGCTATAGCAAAATTTCTGGGAGCGGCACGTTCGGCACGAATGGTGGGCTGGGCTATGAATGCCTGTGGCGGTAGGGAAGATGTTCCTGCGCACCGCGTGGTAAACCGTGTGGGTTTATTATCGGGCAAGCATCATTTTGAAGGGACTAACCTTATGCAGCAGCTGTTAGAAAGCGAAGGCGTAAAGGTGAAGGAGAACAAGATCGTAAAATTTGAAAAGTACTTTTGGGATCCGGCGAAGGAACTGGATGCTACATCCTAA
- a CDS encoding lysine transporter LysE translates to MDIILPLLLGIVISAAGIMLPGLINMTAAKIAIKEGRRRAVVFSLGATTIVFFQTYIAVSFAKFINSRPDVISLLQETGLVIFSLLTIFFLFIAKKKKPKAEKDIIKQKSFTGNYFLGALLSALNFFPIPYYVFVSVSLGANGYFSFTPLFVFLFVMGVVLGSFGVFYLYIVFFKKIQHRADFFMRNINYLLGSVTGLISIITLIKILRNQ, encoded by the coding sequence ATGGATATAATCCTTCCTCTGCTTTTAGGTATAGTTATTTCTGCTGCCGGTATAATGCTGCCGGGGCTCATAAACATGACAGCTGCAAAAATAGCTATAAAAGAAGGCAGGAGAAGGGCTGTGGTTTTTTCACTTGGCGCTACAACTATAGTGTTTTTTCAGACCTATATTGCAGTATCATTTGCTAAATTCATAAATAGCAGGCCCGACGTTATCTCCCTTTTACAGGAAACGGGGCTGGTGATTTTTTCATTGCTAACCATCTTCTTTTTATTTATAGCCAAGAAAAAGAAACCCAAAGCAGAAAAAGATATCATAAAGCAAAAAAGTTTTACCGGTAACTATTTTCTGGGAGCATTACTATCGGCGTTAAACTTTTTCCCGATTCCGTATTATGTATTTGTAAGCGTTTCATTGGGGGCAAACGGATACTTTTCGTTCACGCCACTATTTGTGTTCCTTTTTGTAATGGGGGTAGTATTGGGTTCGTTTGGTGTGTTTTACCTGTATATAGTATTCTTTAAAAAGATTCAGCACAGGGCCGATTTCTTCATGCGAAACATCAACTATCTTCTAGGTTCTGTAACCGGGCTTATTTCTATAATAACACTTATAAAGATTCTCCGTAACCAGTAA
- a CDS encoding tRNA (guanine-N7)-methyltransferase, with translation MGSKNKLKRFRENETFGNVMQPSREEAVAGDFHLKGKWNEFFKNDNPIVLELGCGKGEYSVGLAERYPDTNFIGIDIKGARFWRGAKTAVDNGLHNVAFLRTQIELIEHFFAAGEVSEIWITFPDPQIKYKRTKHRLTNSEFLQRYKKILKADGFMNLKTDSEFMHGYTLGLLHGEGHEVVYANHNVYRNEGSPEVVTAIQTFYEQQYLEQNKPITYIRFKIK, from the coding sequence GTGGGAAGCAAGAACAAACTAAAAAGGTTTAGGGAAAACGAAACATTTGGCAATGTAATGCAGCCTTCAAGAGAAGAAGCTGTAGCGGGAGATTTTCACCTGAAAGGCAAATGGAATGAATTTTTTAAGAATGATAACCCAATAGTACTGGAGCTTGGCTGCGGTAAAGGTGAATATTCGGTAGGGCTTGCAGAGCGTTACCCCGATACTAATTTTATTGGTATAGATATTAAAGGTGCCCGTTTTTGGAGAGGTGCTAAAACCGCTGTTGATAACGGACTGCACAATGTGGCTTTTCTTCGCACGCAGATTGAGCTTATAGAGCATTTTTTTGCGGCAGGTGAAGTGTCTGAAATATGGATTACTTTCCCAGATCCGCAAATAAAATACAAGCGTACTAAACACAGGCTTACCAATAGCGAATTCCTTCAGCGTTATAAAAAGATATTAAAAGCAGACGGTTTTATGAACCTTAAAACCGATAGCGAATTTATGCACGGTTATACCCTTGGCTTGCTTCATGGTGAAGGGCATGAGGTGGTTTATGCTAACCATAATGTATACCGTAACGAGGGTTCGCCCGAAGTTGTTACGGCAATACAAACATTTTATGAGCAGCAATACCTTGAACAAAACAAGCCTATAACCTACATAAGGTTTAAAATAAAATAA
- a CDS encoding glycosyltransferase yields MLLRKRILVAPLNWGLGHATRCIPVIEALENHGYEPIIASDGVALKLLKKEFPHLTALELPHYHIEYTKKGVFWKLKLFRLLPKMLRAVREEKRAVRQIVKDHTISGIISDNRLGVRSKNIPSVFITHQLNVLTGTTTFITTPLHQRFIKKYNECWVPDVEHAPNLSGKLGHTEDDSLNIKYIGPLSRLHKNPVAKKYDLMVMLSGPEPQRSLLEQKIKKELTNYNGKIVFVRGIIEPEEKVTEEGNITYYNFMNSTALEEAFNQSEMILCRSGYSTIMDLAQMGKKAFFIPTPGQYEQEYLAKKLKKSGLVPYATQNDFKIKDLHKADQYKGLKHIAGDMKWKDLFCLFECK; encoded by the coding sequence TTGCTGCTACGAAAAAGAATACTTGTTGCTCCTCTTAACTGGGGTCTTGGGCATGCCACACGATGCATACCTGTTATTGAAGCTTTAGAAAACCACGGATACGAACCCATTATAGCATCTGATGGCGTAGCATTAAAATTATTAAAGAAAGAATTTCCGCATCTTACCGCGTTAGAACTTCCGCATTATCATATAGAATACACTAAAAAAGGTGTTTTCTGGAAACTGAAGCTCTTTAGGTTATTGCCCAAAATGCTCCGCGCCGTTCGTGAAGAAAAAAGAGCGGTACGACAGATCGTAAAAGACCATACCATTTCGGGGATAATATCAGATAACAGACTTGGCGTAAGATCTAAAAACATACCCTCTGTATTTATAACCCATCAGCTTAATGTTCTTACGGGTACTACTACATTTATTACCACTCCGCTGCATCAGCGATTCATTAAAAAATACAACGAATGCTGGGTTCCCGATGTAGAGCATGCTCCAAACTTATCGGGTAAACTCGGCCATACCGAAGACGATTCGCTCAACATTAAATACATTGGGCCGCTTAGCCGCCTGCACAAAAATCCAGTTGCAAAAAAATACGACCTTATGGTCATGCTTTCGGGGCCCGAACCTCAGCGTAGTTTGCTGGAACAAAAAATAAAGAAAGAACTTACCAACTACAACGGAAAGATAGTTTTTGTACGAGGTATTATTGAGCCCGAAGAAAAGGTTACAGAAGAAGGCAACATTACCTACTATAACTTTATGAACAGTACCGCCCTGGAAGAAGCCTTTAACCAAAGCGAAATGATACTGTGCCGATCGGGTTATAGCACCATTATGGATTTGGCACAAATGGGTAAAAAAGCTTTTTTTATACCCACACCGGGACAGTATGAGCAGGAATACCTTGCCAAGAAACTAAAAAAATCGGGACTTGTGCCGTATGCTACCCAAAACGATTTTAAAATAAAAGATCTGCACAAGGCAGATCAGTATAAGGGATTAAAGCATATCGCCGGCGATATGAAGTGGAAAGACTTATTTTGTCTTTTCGAGTGTAAATGA